From a region of the Nocardioides ginsengisegetis genome:
- a CDS encoding carboxyl transferase domain-containing protein, translating into MSQDMRALVDELRDRLAVARQGGSEAARTKHTDRGKLLVRDRVDRLLDPGSPFLELSPLAATGMYGAPGAPVGEEAVPSAGVVTGIGRVSGREVVVVANDATVKGGTYYPMTVKKHLRAQTVAADNHLPCVYLVDSGGAFLPMQDDVFPDREHFGRIFFNQANLSAQGIPQIASVMGSCTAGGAYVPAMSDETVIVKEQGTIFLGGPPLVKAATGEVVTAEELGGGDVHARTSGVVDHLAEDDAHALAIVRSIVDTFERPVTRSIPVHPVEEPHEDPETLYDVVPADTRTPYDVREVIRRVVDGSRFHEFKKLYGETLVCGFARIWGHPVGIIANNGILFSESALKGAHFIELCNQRGVPLVFLQNITGFMVGREYENRGIARDGAKLVTAVACSVVPKFTVVIGGSFGAGNYGMCGRAYDPRFLWMWPNARISVMGGEQAASVLATVKRDGIELKGGEWSAEDEESFKAPIRDQYEAQGSPYYSTARLWDDGVIDPADTRRVLGMGLAAASNAPIPEPSYGIFRM; encoded by the coding sequence GTGAGCCAGGACATGAGGGCGCTCGTCGACGAGCTGCGAGACCGGCTGGCCGTGGCCCGCCAGGGCGGCAGCGAGGCGGCCCGCACCAAGCACACCGACCGCGGCAAGCTGCTCGTCCGGGACCGGGTCGACCGGCTCCTGGACCCGGGAAGCCCCTTCCTCGAGCTCAGCCCGCTCGCGGCGACGGGGATGTACGGCGCCCCCGGTGCCCCCGTTGGCGAGGAGGCCGTCCCCAGCGCCGGCGTCGTGACCGGCATCGGCCGGGTGAGCGGCCGCGAGGTGGTGGTCGTGGCCAACGACGCGACCGTCAAGGGCGGCACCTACTACCCGATGACGGTCAAGAAGCACCTGCGGGCGCAGACCGTCGCGGCCGACAACCACCTGCCGTGCGTCTATCTCGTCGACTCCGGCGGGGCGTTCCTGCCGATGCAGGACGACGTCTTCCCGGACCGCGAGCACTTCGGGCGGATCTTCTTCAACCAGGCCAACCTGTCCGCGCAGGGCATCCCGCAGATCGCCAGCGTGATGGGCTCCTGCACCGCCGGCGGCGCCTACGTCCCGGCGATGTCCGACGAGACCGTCATCGTCAAGGAGCAGGGCACCATCTTCCTGGGCGGTCCGCCGCTGGTGAAGGCCGCGACCGGTGAGGTCGTGACGGCCGAGGAGCTCGGCGGCGGCGACGTCCACGCCCGCACCTCCGGCGTCGTGGACCACCTCGCCGAGGACGACGCCCACGCGCTCGCGATCGTGCGCAGCATCGTCGACACCTTCGAGCGCCCGGTCACCCGGTCGATCCCGGTGCACCCCGTCGAGGAGCCCCACGAGGACCCCGAGACGCTCTACGACGTCGTCCCGGCCGACACCCGCACGCCGTACGACGTGCGCGAGGTGATCCGCCGGGTCGTCGACGGCAGCCGCTTCCACGAGTTCAAGAAGCTCTACGGCGAGACCCTGGTCTGCGGGTTCGCCCGGATCTGGGGCCACCCGGTCGGGATCATCGCCAACAACGGCATCCTCTTCAGCGAGTCCGCGCTCAAGGGCGCGCACTTCATCGAGCTGTGCAACCAGCGCGGCGTCCCGCTGGTGTTCCTGCAGAACATCACCGGCTTCATGGTCGGCCGCGAGTACGAGAACCGCGGCATCGCCCGCGACGGCGCCAAGCTGGTCACCGCGGTCGCCTGCTCGGTGGTCCCGAAGTTCACCGTCGTCATCGGCGGCTCGTTCGGCGCCGGCAACTACGGCATGTGCGGGCGCGCCTACGACCCGCGCTTCCTGTGGATGTGGCCCAACGCCCGGATCTCGGTGATGGGTGGCGAGCAGGCGGCGTCGGTGCTGGCAACCGTCAAGCGCGACGGCATCGAGCTCAAGGGCGGCGAGTGGTCGGCCGAGGACGAGGAGTCCTTCAAGGCCCCGATCCGCGACCAGTACGAGGCGCAGGGCTCGCCCTACTACTCGACCGCCCGGCTCTGGGACGACGGTGTCATCGACCCCGCCGACACCCGCCGGGTGCTCGGCATGGGCCTGGCCGCCGCGTCGAACGCGCCGATCCCCGAACCCTCCTACGGCATCTTCAGAATGTGA
- a CDS encoding MMPL family transporter, translating into MAEHARGTMLVWLLVVVALGAFAPRVEAELSGAGWQADGSESVAARDLAQQHFGGNASSAIQVVVHATDGQPVTQGAGKQVLAEATRMLEADSRIAEVVQPQPGATLSRDGSTAILLAGAGADTNEMVRAATDLKGPLEDLSARGIQVNPTGASLLWSDFNEANLSAMLKSEMFSWPVTLAILVLAFGALVAAGLPLLLTLSGLVASAGSLVLINHLVPVSIWAMNFAMMFALALGIDYALFLVVRFRAARMGDHDSPRQAIAETMDTAGKAVLLSGATVLISLSAVMLVPSPSFRSMAGGIMLSVVFVLAATLTLLPLVLFRLDERINKLSLPWVHTGEHASPKFKAWGERLWRRPVAFGLASLVVLLALAAPVLGLKTAMPSIKVLPEDASARVGYDLVQQGFGDGAPGTLTIVTDKADAAAASEVLSGDPGVAGALPPAPAADGTDHVLIQAVPTVDPSDPTLGDTVDRLRADLPPSAVVGGAAVENLDLKSQLDASTPLVIGVILTLGFLLLLVALRAPLIALLGTLASLLSTAAAFGVARLVFQEGWGAGFLGFESQGFLDAWAPVFFFAMIFAIAMDYTVFLLASAKEHYEHTGDPRDAMVGSLAHSGRVIFAAGAVMVAVFFTFALSGPLPPKEMGIVLGTAVLLDAFLVRLILLPVLLRLTGKAAWWVPGWLARLLPDIRFSHS; encoded by the coding sequence GTGGCCGAACACGCGCGCGGCACCATGCTCGTGTGGCTGCTCGTGGTCGTCGCCCTGGGTGCCTTCGCCCCCCGCGTCGAGGCCGAGCTGTCCGGTGCCGGCTGGCAGGCTGACGGCTCGGAGTCCGTCGCTGCCCGCGACCTGGCCCAGCAGCACTTCGGGGGCAACGCCAGCTCGGCGATCCAGGTCGTCGTGCATGCGACCGACGGGCAACCGGTCACCCAGGGGGCGGGCAAGCAGGTCCTGGCTGAGGCGACCCGGATGCTCGAAGCCGACTCCCGGATCGCCGAGGTCGTCCAGCCCCAGCCCGGCGCGACCCTGAGCAGGGACGGCTCCACCGCGATCCTCCTCGCCGGCGCCGGCGCGGACACCAACGAAATGGTCCGGGCCGCCACCGACCTCAAGGGCCCCCTGGAGGACCTCTCCGCCCGGGGCATCCAGGTCAACCCGACCGGGGCATCCCTGCTGTGGTCGGACTTCAACGAGGCCAACCTCAGCGCCATGCTGAAGTCGGAGATGTTCTCGTGGCCGGTGACGCTGGCGATCCTCGTCCTGGCGTTCGGTGCCCTGGTGGCCGCCGGTCTGCCGCTGCTCCTGACACTGTCGGGTCTGGTCGCCTCGGCCGGGTCGCTGGTGCTGATCAACCACCTCGTCCCGGTCTCGATCTGGGCGATGAACTTCGCCATGATGTTCGCGCTCGCCCTGGGCATCGACTACGCCCTCTTCCTCGTCGTCCGCTTCCGAGCCGCCAGGATGGGCGACCACGACTCCCCTCGGCAGGCGATCGCCGAGACGATGGACACCGCGGGCAAGGCCGTCCTGCTCTCGGGCGCCACGGTGCTCATCTCGCTGTCCGCGGTGATGCTCGTGCCCTCGCCCTCCTTCCGCTCGATGGCCGGCGGGATCATGCTGTCGGTCGTCTTCGTGCTGGCGGCCACCCTGACCCTGCTGCCCCTGGTCCTGTTCAGGCTCGATGAGCGGATCAACAAGCTCTCCCTGCCCTGGGTGCACACCGGCGAGCACGCCTCGCCGAAGTTCAAGGCGTGGGGCGAGCGCCTGTGGAGGCGCCCGGTGGCGTTCGGGCTCGCCTCACTGGTGGTGCTGCTTGCCCTGGCCGCCCCGGTCCTCGGGCTGAAGACGGCGATGCCCTCGATCAAGGTGCTGCCCGAGGATGCGTCCGCCCGGGTCGGCTACGACCTGGTGCAGCAGGGCTTCGGCGACGGCGCGCCGGGCACCCTGACGATCGTGACCGACAAGGCCGACGCCGCTGCGGCGAGCGAGGTCCTCTCCGGGGATCCCGGGGTGGCCGGCGCGCTGCCCCCGGCCCCCGCCGCCGACGGCACCGACCACGTCCTGATCCAGGCCGTCCCGACCGTCGACCCCTCTGACCCGACGCTGGGCGACACCGTCGACCGGCTGCGCGCCGACCTCCCGCCCTCGGCCGTCGTCGGGGGTGCCGCGGTGGAGAACCTGGACCTGAAGTCCCAGCTCGACGCCTCGACCCCGCTGGTGATCGGCGTGATCCTGACGCTCGGCTTTCTGTTGCTGCTCGTCGCCCTCCGGGCGCCGTTGATCGCGCTGCTCGGGACGCTGGCCAGCCTGCTCTCCACGGCCGCGGCCTTCGGTGTCGCCAGGCTGGTCTTCCAGGAGGGCTGGGGCGCGGGCTTCCTCGGCTTCGAGTCCCAGGGCTTCCTGGACGCCTGGGCCCCGGTGTTCTTCTTCGCGATGATCTTCGCCATCGCCATGGACTACACCGTCTTCCTGCTCGCCTCGGCCAAGGAGCACTACGAGCACACCGGAGACCCGAGGGACGCCATGGTGGGGTCGCTGGCCCACTCCGGCCGCGTCATCTTCGCGGCCGGGGCGGTCATGGTCGCGGTGTTCTTCACCTTCGCGCTCTCCGGGCCGCTGCCGCCCAAGGAGATGGGGATCGTCCTCGGGACCGCCGTCCTGCTCGACGCCTTCCTCGTCCGGCTCATCCTGCTGCCCGTGCTGCTCCGGCTGACGGGCAAGGCAGCATGGTGGGTCCCGGGCTGGCTGGCCCGGCTCCTGCCCGACATCCGCTTCTCCCACAGCTGA
- a CDS encoding sulfite exporter TauE/SafE family protein, with product MIVALLAAVAGVVIGLALGALGGGGSVLAVPVLVALGQTPLEATTGSLVVVGTSATLGAVAARRRGNVLVGRGLGFGAVALGGAWLGAHLAARVPDPVLLGLFALLMVVVAVSMVLRARRPLPEPGDADEEPIIGLHPFVCRCPRALKVLVTATGVGLLTGFLGVGGGFVVVPALVLALGLAPRVAGGTSLVVIALTSAASLLFRAGSGVHPAWGLVLLLALAASLGAVLGARVATRVNQGRLTRAFAGVVLAAALVTSTQAVLAHG from the coding sequence GTGATCGTTGCGCTCCTGGCTGCCGTGGCGGGTGTCGTCATCGGCCTCGCCCTCGGTGCCCTGGGCGGCGGTGGCTCGGTGCTGGCGGTGCCGGTGCTCGTCGCCCTGGGTCAGACGCCTCTGGAGGCGACCACCGGTTCGCTGGTCGTGGTCGGGACCAGCGCGACCCTGGGAGCGGTGGCCGCCCGACGCCGGGGCAACGTGCTCGTCGGGCGCGGCCTGGGCTTCGGTGCCGTCGCCCTGGGTGGTGCCTGGCTGGGTGCGCACCTGGCCGCTCGCGTCCCCGATCCGGTGCTCCTCGGCCTGTTCGCACTCCTCATGGTCGTCGTCGCGGTGTCGATGGTGCTGCGCGCGCGCCGCCCGCTCCCCGAGCCCGGCGACGCCGACGAGGAGCCGATCATCGGGCTCCACCCGTTCGTGTGCCGCTGCCCCCGTGCGCTCAAGGTGCTGGTGACGGCCACGGGCGTGGGGCTCCTCACGGGTTTCCTCGGGGTCGGCGGCGGCTTCGTCGTGGTCCCCGCCCTGGTGCTGGCCCTCGGCCTCGCTCCGCGCGTGGCCGGCGGCACCTCGCTGGTGGTGATCGCCCTCACCAGCGCCGCATCCCTGCTCTTCCGCGCCGGCTCAGGGGTCCACCCCGCCTGGGGCCTGGTGCTGCTCCTGGCCCTGGCGGCCTCGCTCGGCGCCGTGCTCGGCGCGCGGGTCGCCACCCGTGTCAACCAAGGCCGCCTGACCCGCGCCTTCGCAGGCGTGGTCCTCGCGGCCGCTCTCGTCACCTCCACCCAGGCCGTGCTCGCACACGGCTGA
- a CDS encoding rhodanese-like domain-containing protein encodes MTRDLTILTIETPSLGDRSYLVHDGEVAFVVDPQRDIDRVLALLDEHGVRLTHVFETHIHNDYVTGGLALARHTGATYLVNEDDDVAFERTPVREGSRIHVGDRMRVTAVATPGHTFSHLSFVLTDGVDDLDEALAVFSGGSLLYGDTGRPDLLGAEHTHDLVRHQYASARRLASLLPCGASVLPTHGFGSFCSATQSEATESTIGREREVNPVLRQDEETWVDELLAGLDAWPAYYAHMAPANLAGPAAPALEPPAPADAKELRRRIAAGEWVVDLRHRTAFARGHAPGTLNFGLEGPFVTYLGWLIPWGTPLTLLADRAEDIAAAQRELVRIGIERPAAAATGGPERWADRLAGFPTGSFADLAQVRHHREVVVLDVRRASEFAEASLDGAVNIPLHELLDRIDDVPAGEVWVHCAGGYRASVAASVLDAAGRRVVAVDDTFENAFSS; translated from the coding sequence GTGACCCGTGACCTGACGATCCTGACCATCGAGACGCCCTCGCTGGGCGACCGCAGCTACCTGGTGCACGACGGCGAGGTCGCCTTCGTCGTGGACCCGCAGCGCGACATCGACCGCGTCCTGGCCCTGCTCGACGAGCACGGGGTGCGGCTGACCCACGTCTTCGAGACCCACATCCACAACGACTACGTGACCGGCGGCCTTGCCCTGGCACGGCACACGGGAGCGACGTACCTCGTCAACGAGGACGACGACGTCGCCTTCGAGCGCACGCCGGTGCGCGAGGGGTCGCGGATCCACGTGGGCGACCGCATGCGGGTCACGGCCGTGGCCACGCCCGGGCACACCTTCAGCCACCTGAGCTTCGTCCTCACCGACGGCGTGGACGACCTCGACGAGGCCTTGGCCGTGTTCTCGGGCGGGTCGCTGCTCTACGGCGACACGGGTCGACCCGACCTGCTCGGCGCCGAGCACACCCACGACCTTGTCCGCCACCAGTACGCCTCGGCCCGCAGGCTGGCGAGCCTGCTGCCCTGCGGGGCGAGCGTGCTCCCGACGCACGGGTTCGGGTCCTTCTGCTCGGCCACCCAGTCCGAGGCGACCGAGTCGACCATCGGTCGCGAGCGCGAGGTCAACCCGGTCCTGCGCCAGGACGAGGAGACCTGGGTGGACGAGCTGTTGGCCGGGCTGGACGCCTGGCCGGCGTACTACGCCCACATGGCGCCGGCCAACCTTGCCGGTCCCGCCGCGCCCGCCCTGGAGCCCCCGGCGCCGGCCGACGCCAAGGAGCTGCGCCGTCGGATCGCCGCCGGGGAGTGGGTCGTGGACCTGCGCCACCGGACCGCGTTCGCGCGCGGCCACGCGCCGGGCACCCTGAACTTCGGCCTCGAGGGCCCCTTCGTCACCTACCTGGGCTGGTTGATCCCGTGGGGGACGCCGCTCACGCTGCTGGCCGACCGGGCCGAGGACATCGCCGCGGCACAGCGCGAGCTGGTGCGGATCGGCATCGAGCGCCCGGCCGCCGCGGCGACCGGCGGCCCCGAGCGGTGGGCCGACCGGCTGGCCGGCTTCCCGACGGGGAGCTTCGCCGACCTCGCCCAGGTCCGCCACCACCGCGAGGTGGTGGTCCTCGACGTGCGTCGTGCCTCTGAGTTCGCCGAGGCCAGCCTCGACGGCGCCGTGAACATCCCCCTCCACGAGCTGCTCGACCGGATCGACGACGTGCCCGCCGGGGAGGTCTGGGTGCACTGCGCCGGCGGCTACCGGGCGTCCGTCGCAGCCTCCGTGCTCGATGCGGCCGGGCGCCGGGTCGTGGCCGTGGACGACACGTTCGAGAACGCGTTCAGCTCGTGA
- a CDS encoding rhodanese-like domain-containing protein, giving the protein MPEIDVDQLAVALRDGAHLVDVREAEEYVAGHVPGARLVPLGQLPVRVSELDAARPVHLICASGNRSRVAAEILEDRGIPAVNVRGGTTAWARSGRDLEVGR; this is encoded by the coding sequence ATGCCGGAGATCGATGTCGACCAGCTCGCCGTGGCCCTGCGCGACGGTGCCCACCTCGTGGATGTCCGCGAGGCCGAGGAGTACGTCGCCGGACATGTGCCCGGGGCCCGGTTGGTGCCCCTCGGTCAGCTCCCCGTGCGGGTGAGCGAGCTCGACGCCGCCCGACCTGTCCACCTCATCTGTGCCTCCGGCAACCGCAGCCGGGTCGCCGCCGAGATCCTCGAGGACCGGGGCATCCCGGCCGTCAACGTGCGCGGGGGCACCACGGCGTGGGCGCGTTCGGGTCGCGACCTGGAGGTCGGCCGGTGA
- the trxA gene encoding thioredoxin has translation MSAITLTAENFEQTVTENQIVLVDFWASWCGPCLQFAPIYEEAAVANPDVVFGSVDTEAEQQLAAAAQITSIPTLMAFKEGTLVFAQPGALPKEALAQVLTAVRELDMAEARAAQED, from the coding sequence ATGAGTGCCATCACCCTGACCGCCGAGAACTTCGAACAGACCGTCACGGAGAACCAGATCGTGCTCGTCGACTTCTGGGCGTCGTGGTGCGGTCCGTGCCTCCAGTTCGCCCCGATCTACGAGGAGGCGGCGGTCGCCAACCCCGACGTGGTCTTCGGGTCGGTCGACACCGAGGCCGAGCAGCAGCTCGCCGCGGCGGCGCAGATCACCTCGATCCCGACCCTCATGGCCTTCAAGGAGGGCACCCTCGTCTTCGCGCAGCCGGGTGCCCTGCCCAAGGAGGCCCTCGCGCAGGTGCTCACCGCCGTCCGCGAGCTCGACATGGCCGAGGCACGCGCCGCCCAGGAGGACTGA
- a CDS encoding metal-sensitive transcriptional regulator gives MELDPQYMGPVINRIKRAQGQLAGVLRMLEEGRECEDVVTQLAAVSKALDRAGFAIVSTGLQQCLTRGDGIDSLDVKKMEKLFLSLA, from the coding sequence ATGGAGCTCGACCCGCAGTACATGGGACCCGTCATCAACCGGATCAAGCGCGCCCAGGGCCAGCTGGCCGGCGTGCTCCGGATGCTCGAGGAGGGCCGCGAGTGCGAGGACGTCGTGACCCAGCTCGCCGCCGTCTCCAAGGCCCTGGACCGGGCCGGCTTCGCCATCGTGTCCACCGGCCTGCAGCAGTGCCTGACCCGCGGCGACGGCATCGACAGCCTCGACGTGAAGAAGATGGAGAAGCTCTTCCTCTCCCTCGCGTAG
- a CDS encoding TetR/AcrR family transcriptional regulator, with the protein MTIEATDSAPPPETPPTRREQILATAAELFAARGFHGVSVADLGAACGISGPALYKHFVSKDAVLAEMLVSISQELLTVGEQRVAQSADAPGAIGALVEWHIDFALRHRPLIVVQDRDWQSLPSEARERVRALQREYVDLWAGQLRRVHAELDQDGARAMAHAAFGLINSTPHSGLLPDLPMHDLLRQMALGALGVPDAR; encoded by the coding sequence GTGACCATCGAGGCGACCGACAGCGCGCCGCCGCCCGAGACCCCGCCGACCCGTCGCGAGCAGATCCTCGCCACGGCGGCCGAGCTCTTCGCGGCGCGCGGCTTCCACGGCGTCTCGGTCGCCGACCTCGGTGCCGCCTGCGGGATCTCCGGTCCCGCCCTCTACAAGCACTTCGTCTCCAAGGACGCCGTGCTCGCCGAGATGCTGGTCTCGATCAGCCAGGAGCTGCTCACCGTCGGCGAGCAGCGGGTCGCGCAGTCCGCGGACGCCCCCGGGGCGATCGGCGCCCTCGTGGAGTGGCACATCGACTTCGCGCTGCGGCACCGCCCGCTCATCGTGGTCCAGGACCGCGACTGGCAGTCGCTGCCGAGCGAGGCCCGCGAGCGGGTCCGGGCCCTCCAGCGGGAGTACGTCGACCTCTGGGCCGGACAGCTCCGGCGGGTCCACGCCGAGCTCGACCAGGACGGCGCCCGGGCGATGGCGCACGCGGCGTTCGGCCTGATCAACTCGACCCCGCACAGCGGCCTGCTGCCCGACCTGCCCATGCACGACCTGCTCCGCCAGATGGCCCTCGGCGCGCTCGGCGTCCCCGACGCCCGCTGA
- a CDS encoding DEAD/DEAH box helicase, translated as MSFVPVTGPATFRAADPPREGVVEFSDDRRTVALPIRAALPVLTKAHARDDLHPSVGLLSGAVLLGMRLVAAGKFEPAPEARSWRVTELGDDDTDRLEMLARSTAHGALDAAGAEGLIRQVLDAVADAMPRSAPVAGNTPRAGRPTPRRRGPSDDYAARLQARIDRHRSLAADDRPHLVTLSLRVEADEEELVAGAVRLVLQVHDERNHLMVCDAGVLWTESGPGASHGFGARARTHASIALRAAADAWPVLDRLLELRVPDEITLDTDELVSLLDVGVGALKERGVDVMWPRSLGRDLTATTVLDRARAPGPPREGDLVPTMFGPETLFAFNWQIALHGDSLTEEEMDQLASSATPILKLRGNWTVIDPAIARKARKRLVRTVKPVEAVAAALTGVVQVEQAEEQVVVGASLLKVREELVTAATRAPVEPPAGLEATLRDYQLHGLTWLVEMTSLGLGACLADDMGLGKTVTLIALHLHRHQHGATGPTLVVCPASLLGNWEAEIERFAPGVPVRRFHGTQRSLEGLDELDHREGVDHRSDPGFVLTTYGTMRVDHETLAGVGWDLVVADEAQHVKNARSSTARGLRAIPSRARVALTGTPVENNLTELWAILDWATPGLLGSRMAFRKVWAGPIESGHEPTKARQFGDLIQPFLLRRKKSDPGIAPELPAKTETDHPLGLTREQVVLYEAFVRDTMDRIERADEEMRRGLVLALLTGLKQICNHPAHFLKQASSRLAGRSEKLDLLDELLGTVLAEDGAVLIFTQYVAMARLLESHLTAAGIPHQFLHGGTPVREREAMVRRFQSAPDEQPVPVFLLSLKAGGTGLNLTRADHVIHFDRWWNPAVEEQATDRAYRIGQTRPVQVHRLVTKGTIEERIAELLSRKRALADAVLARGEAALTELSNDDLRDFVTLRSD; from the coding sequence TTGTCCTTCGTCCCCGTCACCGGGCCGGCGACCTTCCGGGCCGCGGATCCGCCGCGCGAGGGAGTCGTCGAGTTCAGCGACGACCGGAGGACCGTGGCGCTGCCGATCCGGGCGGCGCTGCCGGTGCTCACCAAGGCGCACGCGCGTGACGACCTGCACCCCTCGGTCGGACTGCTCTCCGGGGCGGTGCTGCTCGGGATGAGGCTGGTGGCCGCCGGCAAGTTCGAGCCCGCGCCCGAGGCCCGGAGCTGGCGGGTCACCGAGCTCGGCGACGACGACACCGACCGGCTGGAGATGCTGGCGAGGTCGACGGCCCACGGTGCCCTCGACGCCGCCGGGGCGGAGGGACTCATCCGGCAGGTGCTCGACGCAGTCGCCGACGCGATGCCGCGCAGCGCCCCGGTCGCGGGCAACACACCCAGGGCCGGCCGTCCCACACCGCGGCGCCGCGGTCCCTCCGACGACTACGCCGCCCGGCTCCAGGCCCGGATCGACCGCCACCGCTCGCTGGCGGCCGACGACCGTCCCCACCTCGTGACCCTCTCGCTCCGGGTCGAGGCGGACGAGGAGGAGCTGGTCGCCGGGGCGGTGCGCCTCGTGCTCCAGGTGCACGACGAGCGCAACCACCTCATGGTCTGCGACGCCGGGGTGCTCTGGACCGAGTCGGGACCGGGCGCCAGCCACGGGTTCGGCGCCCGCGCCCGCACCCACGCCAGCATCGCCCTGCGGGCCGCCGCTGATGCCTGGCCCGTGCTCGACCGGCTCCTGGAGCTGCGGGTGCCCGACGAGATCACGCTCGACACCGACGAGCTCGTCAGCCTCCTCGACGTCGGGGTCGGTGCGCTCAAGGAGCGTGGCGTCGACGTGATGTGGCCCAGGAGCCTGGGCCGCGACCTCACCGCCACCACCGTCCTCGACCGGGCCAGGGCGCCCGGTCCGCCCCGCGAGGGCGACCTCGTGCCGACGATGTTCGGACCCGAGACCCTCTTCGCCTTCAACTGGCAGATCGCGCTCCACGGCGACTCGCTCACCGAGGAGGAGATGGACCAGCTCGCCAGCTCGGCGACCCCGATCCTCAAGCTGCGCGGCAACTGGACGGTCATCGACCCCGCGATCGCCCGGAAGGCCCGCAAGCGGCTGGTCCGGACGGTCAAGCCGGTCGAGGCGGTCGCGGCGGCGCTGACCGGGGTGGTCCAGGTCGAGCAGGCGGAGGAGCAGGTCGTCGTGGGGGCCTCGCTGCTCAAGGTCCGCGAGGAGCTGGTCACCGCCGCCACCCGGGCGCCGGTCGAGCCGCCTGCCGGGCTCGAGGCCACGCTGCGCGACTACCAGCTCCACGGGCTGACCTGGCTGGTGGAGATGACCTCCCTCGGCCTGGGCGCCTGCCTGGCCGACGACATGGGCCTGGGCAAGACCGTCACGCTCATCGCGCTGCACCTCCACCGCCACCAGCACGGCGCGACCGGGCCGACGCTGGTCGTGTGCCCCGCGAGCCTGCTCGGCAACTGGGAGGCCGAGATCGAGCGGTTCGCCCCCGGCGTGCCCGTCCGCCGGTTCCACGGGACGCAGCGCTCGCTCGAGGGTCTCGACGAGCTCGACCACCGGGAAGGGGTCGACCACCGGAGCGACCCGGGGTTCGTGCTCACCACCTACGGCACCATGCGGGTCGACCACGAGACCCTGGCCGGCGTCGGGTGGGACCTCGTGGTGGCCGACGAGGCCCAGCACGTCAAGAACGCCCGCTCCTCGACGGCCCGCGGGCTGCGGGCGATCCCGAGCCGGGCGCGCGTCGCCCTGACCGGCACCCCGGTCGAGAACAACCTCACCGAGCTCTGGGCGATCCTCGACTGGGCCACCCCGGGCCTGCTCGGCAGCCGGATGGCCTTCCGCAAGGTCTGGGCCGGGCCCATCGAGTCGGGTCACGAGCCCACCAAGGCCCGCCAGTTCGGCGACCTGATCCAGCCCTTCCTGCTGCGCCGCAAGAAGTCCGACCCCGGGATCGCCCCCGAGCTGCCGGCCAAGACCGAGACCGACCACCCGCTGGGGCTGACCCGCGAGCAGGTCGTGCTCTACGAGGCGTTCGTCCGCGACACGATGGACCGCATCGAGCGCGCCGACGAGGAGATGCGACGCGGCCTGGTCCTGGCCCTGCTGACCGGTCTCAAGCAGATCTGCAACCACCCCGCCCACTTCCTGAAGCAGGCGTCGAGCCGGCTGGCCGGGCGCTCGGAGAAGCTCGACCTCCTCGACGAGCTGCTCGGCACCGTGCTGGCCGAGGACGGCGCGGTGCTGATCTTCACCCAGTACGTCGCCATGGCCCGGCTGCTGGAGAGCCACCTGACCGCGGCCGGCATCCCCCACCAGTTCCTCCACGGCGGCACACCGGTCCGCGAGCGGGAGGCGATGGTGCGCCGCTTCCAGTCCGCGCCCGACGAGCAGCCCGTCCCGGTCTTCCTGCTCTCGCTCAAGGCCGGCGGCACCGGCCTCAACCTCACCCGCGCCGACCACGTCATCCACTTCGACCGCTGGTGGAACCCCGCCGTCGAGGAGCAGGCGACCGACCGGGCCTACCGGATCGGGCAGACCCGGCCGGTCCAGGTCCACCGGCTCGTCACGAAGGGCACGATCGAGGAGCGGATCGCCGAGCTGCTCTCCCGCAAGCGGGCGCTGGCCGACGCGGTCCTGGCCCGCGGCGAGGCGGCGCTCACCGAGCTCAGCAACGACGACCTGCGCGACTTCGTCACCCTGCGGAGCGACTGA
- a CDS encoding glutathione peroxidase translates to MSLLEHPIARLDGTESTLGDITGGKPALLVNVASKCGLTPQYTALEQLQADYAAHGFTVVGLPCNQFGGQEPGSSEEIAEFCSATYGVSFPLTEKIEVNGDERHPIYDALVQVPNEKGEAGDITWNFEKFLIDGDGTVVARFNPGIQPDDDLVVQAIQQLIA, encoded by the coding sequence ATGAGCCTCCTCGAGCACCCGATCGCCCGCCTCGACGGCACCGAGTCCACCCTCGGCGACATCACCGGCGGCAAGCCCGCGCTCCTGGTCAACGTCGCCAGCAAGTGCGGGCTGACGCCGCAGTACACCGCCCTCGAGCAGCTGCAGGCGGACTACGCCGCCCACGGCTTCACCGTGGTGGGCCTGCCCTGCAACCAGTTCGGCGGCCAGGAGCCCGGCAGCTCGGAGGAGATCGCGGAGTTCTGCTCCGCCACGTACGGCGTGAGCTTCCCGCTGACCGAGAAGATCGAGGTCAACGGCGACGAGCGGCACCCCATCTACGACGCCCTGGTGCAGGTCCCCAACGAGAAGGGCGAGGCCGGCGACATCACCTGGAACTTCGAGAAGTTCCTCATCGACGGCGACGGCACCGTCGTGGCCCGCTTCAACCCCGGCATCCAGCCCGACGACGACCTCGTCGTGCAGGCGATCCAGCAGCTCATCGCCTGA